From one Sparus aurata chromosome 16, fSpaAur1.1, whole genome shotgun sequence genomic stretch:
- the LOC115565919 gene encoding interferon alpha-inducible protein 27-like protein 2A, which translates to MGPVSAAAIGAGVGAVVALFAAPAALGFAGFTSAGVAAGSVAAKMMSAAAVANGGGVAAGSAVAVLQSAGAAGLSGAVTAAVTGTGAAAGYLGSFFRR; encoded by the exons ATGGGCCCTG tgtctgcTGCCGCCATCGGAGCTGGAGTGGGAGCAG TAGTTGCCCTGTTTGCGGCTCCTGCTGCTCTGGGGTTTGCAGGGTTTACTTCAGCTGGAGTAGCGGCGGGTTCCGTGGCTGCTAAAATGATGTCTGCTGCTGCCGTGGCTAACGGAGGAGGCGTGGCGGCAGGAAGTGCTGTGGCTGTCTTGCAATCAGCAG GTGCAGCTGGCCTGTCAGGagctgtcactgcagcagtgaccGGCACTGGAGCAGCAGCGGGATATCTGGGCAGCTTCTTCCGCCGATAA